AGATGAAGGTCGGCGAACCCGAGGCACCGCCGGAACTGCAGTAAACGACGGACGTACCGGGGCATCGACGCCGACAGACAGGCGGTTCAGGCACTCCGATACGGGCTTCAGGGAGTGCCATACGGTGGTTCCAACGGGGCATAACCATATGCGTTCGAGACGTACGATCTGATAGTGCGGGACGGGTTCGGGGACCCACGATTGAGATGAAACGACGACACTTCATCCTGCTACTGGGCGGGGCAAGCTCGGGGGCGTTGGGCATCGGTACCGGCGCGTTCAGCAGCGTCGAAGCCGACCGCGGCGTGGAGGTGAACGTCGTCGAAGACGAGAATGCGTATCTGGGATTGAAGCGCCTGCCGGCGGCCGACGGGGTTACTGTCGGTGAGAAGACCGATGTCGTCAGAATCCAGAATCAGTTCGCGTCTCCGCTCGGTCTGTCAGTGGTGATCGACGAGCAGGGCGATGGTATCGACGAAATCGAAGTAGAGGAGCCGGTCGAAATCGTCGAGGAAGCAGATGAGGGCGAATCGGACGGCGAAGACCTCCCGACCGGAATCAAGGCCTACATCTCCGTGGAATGCGACAGCCCGGGAGACACCAGTTTCACGCTTACGTTCAGTGGGGACGCGGGTGGTGCGAGTGTCGACAAGACGCGGACATTCTCGATCCACTGCGATCCGGAAGAGAAGGACGAGACGGCAACCGGAAGCGATGTTACAGACAGTATCACGGGAGTCAAATTCAACGGAGGAAGCGGGAAAATCCGGATACTCACGACCGAGAACAACGGCGGTGGCGGCGGGATCGGCGGCGACGTCAGTGCGAAATTGTACTGTGAGGACGACGGCGACGTATCGTCTAGTGACGGTTACGAGAAGGTTCCGGTGAACGAAGACCTGAGAATTGGTGATTTCGACGACGATGATCTTACGGGCTCGATCGTCGGGGTCGAAATCGACGGTATCAGCGGTGTTTACCTAAAGCCCGACAATCCAGGAAAGGGGAGCGGGAATGGGAACGTTGTGAACGAACCAACCGAAAACCCGTACTGATTGATCCTCGCACGCGGGTGGTGAGTCAGGAACTCACAGAGACAGTCACCCCATCAGCAACCGCACGTTGTACACCGTCGTGAACGTCCCCATCACTGTCAGCACGATCGGCGGCAGGTAGTAGAATATCGGGTCCTCGCGCTGGGCGGCGTCGACGCTCACGAGGATGAACGTCAGAAACACCGCCAGTTTGAGCCCGACGAGTCCCGCGTTCCCGAGCGCGTCCACGGCGGCCCGAATCAGCGGATTCGCCTCCCTGACCTTCTCACTGAAGCCGATCAGCGCGATCGTCGTGACGATGTCCCCGACGCCGTACGTCGCGGTGGCGACGAACCAGAGCCGCGAGAACTCCCGACCGTCGAACGGCGTCCCTTCCAGCCGGAGTCCCGATGGCAGTTTCACGTTGAGATGAATTTATAGCACGTTGATAAATAATAGTCGAATCTCCGACGGGAACACCGCGCGACGGCAGGCCCTCACCGACGTACCGGCGGAGCGGCGTGAGCTGGGTTTGAACGTCGTCCTGAACGAGGCCGACTGCCTGTCCCGACAGTCTTTACCGAACGGTAAACCAACGGCGCGTATGACAGAGAACGAGTCAGACGCAACCGGAAGCGTGCGCCAGGGCCAGCGCGTCCGACACGGGACGGGCGTGCACTCGAACCGCGCGTTCCCGACGAACGCGTATCCCTCGAACCTCGATCCGTTCGTCCTGTTCGAGCGGTTCTACATCGATCCCGACCAGGGGTTCCCGATGCATCCGCACCGCGGCTTCGAGATCGTCTCGTATATGCTCGACGGCGGGATGGAACACGAGGACTCCCTCGGGGTTACGAACACCGCCGAGGCGGGCGAGGCGATGCGGATCACCGCCGGAAACGGGATCCGACACTCGGAGTTCCCGGCGGGCGGAACGGCCTGTACCGGACTCCAACTCTGGGTGAACCTCCCCCGAGAGGACAAAGAAATCGAACCGGACTACGAGGACGCGATGGCCACGGAACTGCCCACCGAAACGGTCGACGGCGCGACCGTGACCACCATCGTCGGCGAGGGGTCGCCGATCACGCTTCGGACCCCGATGGCGTATCTGGACGTCGAGGTCGCGGACGCGGACACCTGGACGTGGACGCGGCCCGACGAGTGGTCGGGATTTCTCTACGGCGTCTCCGGCTCGGGCACGGTCGCGGTCGGTCGCGAGAGCGACGCCGCCACGCTCGACGCGGCGGAACCGTTCGGCGAGGGCGACGTGCTCCCCGTCACCGACGACGAGCCGGTCGAACTCCGCGGCGACGGCGGCGGGGACTGCCGAGTCGTCGCGGTCGCGGGGGAACCGCACGGCGAACCGATCCGCCAGCGCGGCCCGTTCGTGCTGTAGTCGGGGGAGCGTCTGTTTTACCAGATGGTAAAGCGTATGTACGAGCGGTGGCTTCGCGGAGATATGGTAGACGTAGCCGTCGTCGGCGGTGGACCCGCCGGCCTGAGCGCCGCACTGTACGCCGCGAAGAACGACCTCGAAACCGTCCTCTTCGACACCGACGAGTCGTGGATGCACAAGGCCCACCTGTTCAACTACCCCGCGGTCCGGAGCATCAGCGGCGACGAGTTCCTCGCGGTCGCGCGCGGTCAGACCCGCGACCGCGGGGCGACCCTCGTCGAGGAGGCGGTGACGGACGTCGCAGAGGCCGACGACGGGTTCGTCGTCTCGACGGCCGAAGACGACTACGAGGCGTCGTACGTCGTCCTCGCGACCGGCGGCGATCGGAGCCTCGCGGACGATCTCGGCTGCGAGTTCACCGACGAGGACGTCGTCGACGTGACCCTCGATATGGAGACGTCGGTCGAGAACGTCTACGCGACCGGTGCGATGGGGCGGCCCGAGAAGTGGCAGGCCGTCATCGCCGCCGGCGACGGCGCGGCCGCCGTCCTGGACGTTCTGTCGAAGGAGAAAGGCGAGTACTACCACGACTTCGATATGCCGTCGGACGTCCCCGAACTGTAAGCCGAAGTCGCCTGTTCGGGGGTCTATCGA
This portion of the Halobellus litoreus genome encodes:
- a CDS encoding NAD(P)/FAD-dependent oxidoreductase, which gives rise to MVKRMYERWLRGDMVDVAVVGGGPAGLSAALYAAKNDLETVLFDTDESWMHKAHLFNYPAVRSISGDEFLAVARGQTRDRGATLVEEAVTDVAEADDGFVVSTAEDDYEASYVVLATGGDRSLADDLGCEFTDEDVVDVTLDMETSVENVYATGAMGRPEKWQAVIAAGDGAAAVLDVLSKEKGEYYHDFDMPSDVPEL
- a CDS encoding pirin family protein is translated as MTENESDATGSVRQGQRVRHGTGVHSNRAFPTNAYPSNLDPFVLFERFYIDPDQGFPMHPHRGFEIVSYMLDGGMEHEDSLGVTNTAEAGEAMRITAGNGIRHSEFPAGGTACTGLQLWVNLPREDKEIEPDYEDAMATELPTETVDGATVTTIVGEGSPITLRTPMAYLDVEVADADTWTWTRPDEWSGFLYGVSGSGTVAVGRESDAATLDAAEPFGEGDVLPVTDDEPVELRGDGGGDCRVVAVAGEPHGEPIRQRGPFVL